In Paenibacillus xylanilyticus, the genomic window AAATTCATCTATCCGGTAAACAGCATTTGCAGCGCACGTTTCATCAACACATCAACAGAATCAGCCGATGTAACATCCTTTTTCAATTTCAGCCACACTTTATCGAGCTCACCGTCTGTATAACCTAGAGCCTTCAAACCGTCACGAGCCTCATCCCAGGCCGAACCGCTTCCCGCTTCTTCAGAAGGTGGGGCAAACAAACCTGTAGCATAAGCCGCCGCTCCAAACCCGTCCAGCTTGTCTTTCAGATCCAAAATCATGCGCTGTGCTGTCTTTTTGCCGATACCCGGCAACTTCGTCAGGAACGTCAGGTTCTCCTGGTAGATCGCTGTAACGACATGGTCTGGCGTACCACCGGCCAAAATCCCCAGTGCCACCTTTGGTCCGATACCAGATACTTCAATCAATTTGCGGAACAAGCGCTGTTCTTCCCGTGTAACAAATCCAAACAGCAGCATCGCGTCTTCGCGCACATGATGATGGGTATACACTGTGATCTCGCCTTCCTGCTTCGCAAACGCAAACGGATTTGGACAAAACACACGGTATCCCACGCCATGAACATCCAGCACAATATAGTCATTCTCTACATGTACGAACTGTCCTCTTAGAAAATCAATCATTTTCGCAATACCTCATTCAACTTGGAATTTAATGTATATGAGTGCGCGTGACATACAGCCACAGCCAGAGCATCCGCTACGTCATCCGGCTTCGGTATAGCCTGTAAACGCAAGAACATTTTGACCATTTCCTGTACCTGCCGCTTCTCTGCTTTACCGTATCCTACAATCGCCTGTTTAATCTGCATTGGAGTATATTCCGCTATAGGCAATCCCTTCTGAGCAGCTGCAAGCACCATAACGCCTCTTGCCTGACTGACAGACATCGCTGTAGTTACATTCCTGTTAAAGAAAAGTTTCTCCAGTGCTACTGCATCTGGTTTGTATTTATCGATCAACTGCACCATGCCTTCATACACGTGAAGCAGCCGTTCTTCTTCAGGTGTATGAGCTTCAGTCTGAATGCAGCCATATTGTACGGGTACCACTTTACTA contains:
- the ruvA gene encoding Holliday junction branch migration protein RuvA → MIDFLRGQFVHVENDYIVLDVHGVGYRVFCPNPFAFAKQEGEITVYTHHHVREDAMLLFGFVTREEQRLFRKLIEVSGIGPKVALGILAGGTPDHVVTAIYQENLTFLTKLPGIGKKTAQRMILDLKDKLDGFGAAAYATGLFAPPSEEAGSGSAWDEARDGLKALGYTDGELDKVWLKLKKDVTSADSVDVLMKRALQMLFTG
- the ruvC gene encoding crossover junction endodeoxyribonuclease RuvC — translated: MRFLGIDPGIAIVGFGFVDKIGSKVVPVQYGCIQTEAHTPEEERLLHVYEGMVQLIDKYKPDAVALEKLFFNRNVTTAMSVSQARGVMVLAAAQKGLPIAEYTPMQIKQAIVGYGKAEKRQVQEMVKMFLRLQAIPKPDDVADALAVAVCHAHSYTLNSKLNEVLRK